The Candidatus Poribacteria bacterium genome contains a region encoding:
- a CDS encoding toxin-antitoxin system HicB family antitoxin, producing the protein MKTMTYKGYTAEIYYSDEDGFFVGDVVGIDDIISFHGNTDEELRVAFEGVVDLYIEALEQPENPPQKHFAGRLLSRLRQALHL; encoded by the coding sequence ATGAAAACAATGACGTATAAAGGCTACACCGCTGAAATCTACTATAGCGACGAAGATGGTTTTTTCGTCGGTGATGTTGTCGGTATTGATGATATCATTTCTTTCCACGGAAACACAGACGAAGAACTACGCGTTGCCTTTGAAGGCGTAGTGGATCTCTATATTGAGGCACTGGAGCAACCAGAGAACCCGCCGCAAAAACACTTCGCGGGGAGATTGCTATCGCGTCTACGTCAAGCACTCCATCTGTAG
- a CDS encoding sugar phosphate isomerase/epimerase: MDIICASICYRGYAEDEVAATLEYAPQIGYRLMEIHGPLIWSVEAAHAFDIDAMKAKIDASGMKCAGLYPPGWGGQDNADVDVRAEAIARCVEVAEGLGATHLTTSGAQQRTEPGALDRVTACVREVLQRMPAESQIKLTLEPHHGNVLEQAEDFQTVLDVIPDERVGVCIDTGHFHSSGVDTLAAIRQFGSRIYAIHLKDHLGTVSVGIGRGELRLKQIIETLQEVGYQGDLTLELEVEDPENLPRYTEEAYFYLSGMLGLPL; the protein is encoded by the coding sequence ATGGACATTATCTGTGCTTCTATTTGTTATCGAGGCTATGCCGAAGATGAGGTCGCCGCAACATTGGAATACGCACCACAGATCGGCTATCGACTCATGGAAATTCATGGACCGCTTATATGGAGCGTGGAAGCTGCACACGCGTTTGACATAGACGCTATGAAGGCGAAGATTGACGCATCCGGCATGAAGTGTGCTGGACTCTACCCACCCGGATGGGGTGGACAAGACAATGCTGATGTTGATGTACGCGCCGAGGCAATCGCAAGGTGTGTCGAAGTCGCTGAGGGACTCGGCGCGACACATCTAACAACAAGCGGTGCGCAGCAGAGAACAGAACCCGGGGCATTGGACAGGGTTACGGCCTGCGTCCGCGAGGTGTTGCAGCGTATGCCAGCAGAGAGTCAAATTAAGTTGACGCTTGAGCCACACCACGGGAATGTACTTGAGCAAGCGGAGGATTTCCAAACAGTGTTAGATGTTATTCCTGACGAACGGGTGGGGGTCTGCATAGATACAGGGCATTTCCATTCGTCCGGCGTGGACACACTTGCCGCGATTCGTCAATTCGGTTCCCGTATCTATGCGATACATCTCAAGGACCACCTCGGCACCGTATCTGTCGGCATTGGACGTGGCGAGCTTAGGCTCAAACAGATTATCGAAACGCTCCAAGAGGTCGGCTACCAAGGCGACCTGACATTAGAATTGGAAGTCGAAGATCCAGAAAATCTGCCGCGCTATACTGAGGAAGCGTATTTCTACCTCAGCGGAATGCTCGGTTTACCGCTATAG
- a CDS encoding secondary thiamine-phosphate synthase enzyme YjbQ gives MIQQIEITLPEYPRGFHLVTDEIMKSLGELPKEGILHLFIKHTSAGLTINENDDPTVREDFANSFDRLVKEREPFYKHTIEGDDDMPAHIKASLVGFTVSVPITDHRLNLGIWQGIYLCEFRNHGGRRNLTATLYS, from the coding sequence GTGATTCAACAAATCGAAATAACCTTACCCGAATACCCGCGCGGTTTTCATCTCGTCACAGATGAGATTATGAAATCACTCGGTGAATTGCCGAAAGAAGGTATCCTGCATCTTTTCATTAAACACACGTCCGCAGGATTGACCATCAACGAAAACGACGATCCGACGGTCCGCGAAGATTTTGCCAATAGTTTCGATCGGCTCGTCAAGGAACGCGAACCGTTTTATAAACACACAATAGAAGGCGATGACGATATGCCAGCACATATCAAAGCGTCGCTCGTCGGCTTTACCGTCTCCGTCCCGATTACCGACCATCGTCTCAATTTAGGTATATGGCAAGGCATCTATCTCTGCGAATTTAGAAATCATGGCGGTAGGCGAAATTTAACGGCAACGCTCTATTCCTAA
- a CDS encoding type II toxin-antitoxin system HicA family toxin, whose protein sequence is MNIRLNKKHQRTLEDIFSKQVPATLQWRRVETLFIALGAIKKERKGSGIVFHLNGKRVTFHIPHPQKEVHRYQIRRARNFLEEVGITP, encoded by the coding sequence ATGAATATACGCTTAAACAAAAAACATCAAAGAACATTAGAGGACATTTTTAGTAAACAAGTCCCCGCTACGTTGCAATGGCGGCGAGTTGAAACCCTTTTCATAGCACTGGGTGCAATAAAAAAAGAAAGAAAGGGATCTGGTATAGTCTTTCATCTGAATGGAAAAAGGGTTACGTTTCACATCCCTCATCCTCAAAAAGAAGTACACCGTTACCAAATTAGACGTGCGCGAAATTTCTTAGAAGAAGTAGGAATAACACCATGA
- a CDS encoding phytanoyl-CoA dioxygenase family protein: MQVNLTQFMEEGYLVFREVIPPEELNTLRESYELLVSRQREIWARERSPQDPPGGVWETSPQPRLLLGREPLAGLVDEKTASAVEIWAHENMQGVSSELLGEEDAGVTEMMLMCSPVKDCGPATWHRDHHPIDTAPLQGYIDDIVETGPRYVQWNLSLYDDRVLWVLPGSHLRVNTEAENEQLLADPKVPLPGAVQTHLNAGDGVVYILPILHWGSNYSRKMRRTIHGGFSNFTHYPSLDYVDYVSPSVQEKFDRWNERSNRMQVSTEKALQAAIEKSADAYHAALEQLHPDRGEKGKMLSTVFLCKAACFVALTHGCELTDIPDDLQNRGKGFHAITLNWGPPFAERFTKEEAATLWERFKPLDALLKTDEELYLPGFQSGPMHYYFNEMPANFGVADFIKTWEL; encoded by the coding sequence ATGCAAGTCAACCTGACTCAATTCATGGAAGAAGGCTACCTCGTTTTCCGTGAGGTAATTCCACCTGAAGAACTGAACACGCTTCGGGAAAGTTATGAACTGCTGGTATCACGTCAGCGAGAAATCTGGGCAAGAGAACGCTCGCCACAAGATCCTCCCGGTGGCGTATGGGAGACTTCACCACAACCCCGCCTACTCCTCGGACGTGAGCCACTCGCAGGGCTTGTAGATGAAAAGACAGCGAGTGCTGTTGAGATTTGGGCACATGAAAACATGCAAGGGGTTAGCAGTGAACTGCTCGGAGAGGAGGACGCAGGTGTCACCGAGATGATGCTCATGTGTAGTCCAGTCAAAGACTGCGGACCCGCCACTTGGCACCGAGATCATCACCCTATTGATACCGCTCCACTACAAGGTTATATTGATGACATCGTGGAAACGGGACCGCGCTATGTGCAATGGAATCTCTCACTCTACGACGATAGGGTGTTGTGGGTCCTCCCCGGCAGCCATCTACGCGTCAATACTGAAGCGGAAAATGAACAATTGCTGGCGGATCCGAAGGTGCCGTTACCCGGTGCGGTCCAGACACACCTGAACGCAGGTGACGGCGTCGTTTACATTCTACCGATTTTGCACTGGGGAAGCAACTATAGCCGCAAGATGCGGCGCACGATTCACGGTGGATTTTCAAACTTCACGCACTATCCATCACTTGATTACGTAGATTATGTTTCACCGTCCGTACAAGAAAAGTTTGATCGTTGGAACGAACGCAGCAATCGAATGCAAGTGAGTACCGAAAAGGCACTGCAGGCTGCCATCGAAAAGAGTGCCGATGCCTACCACGCTGCACTTGAACAACTGCATCCAGATAGAGGCGAAAAAGGGAAGATGCTCTCAACCGTCTTTTTGTGCAAAGCTGCCTGTTTTGTCGCCCTAACGCACGGTTGCGAACTCACAGACATCCCCGATGACCTCCAGAATCGTGGCAAAGGTTTCCACGCTATCACCCTTAATTGGGGACCCCCCTTCGCTGAACGGTTTACTAAGGAGGAAGCAGCCACCCTATGGGAACGTTTTAAGCCACTCGATGCACTTCTCAAAACCGACGAAGAACTGTATCTACCGGGTTTCCAATCTGGTCCGATGCATTACTATTTCAATGAAATGCCTGCCAATTTCGGTGTTGCCGATTTCATTAAAACGTGGGAACTATAG
- a CDS encoding AAA family ATPase: MKICKLKLKNLNSFRDPVEIDFEKPLLDDASLVAITGPTGSGKTTLLDAICVALYGRTPRLSGTGSQNPNHLISHGEKEAFAEVLFMANGTRYLATWSIRQKGTPKVQLFYADDGKLISDKLSTRGKSLGSSQNTVSEEVESILGLDFDAFRRSVMLAQGEFAAFLKASNEDRRTILEATAGVSIYDVLKQTLNDKVSEVEAANAGVYDKLNKIPEASHEQLVDAEAELDRLQTENNALGAESQQIQQEKDRETKRTDDFEKLQSSKKRQEELTDQQPEINVFQAELENANRAQRLLPEKQAFDTATSELESADEVFRVATAEKTAAQKQVEVDQVDFDAKETVYQGASAERDRKVEVYTAAKLNVQRAEERFAEAKKRDPDLANLDKQIDALESELTEKQTEQTQFQEQIDEAQTFLDANHLPTNSPQRLNDATGLQVELTTYQKQLETASASKSQQKKKASSLKRKIEELSKTREEQLAEKAAASLILKDASDVLNTLLTTGTLSEWNIRKQQAVKAQPISQKYEAVENDLADSENQLSGLMETETRLDAELEEVGEKLAEQEGICQRTVEAVQHCEAAREAALLANPINQLRHHLHAGEPCLVCGATEHPYADVVEPENEELLQDAETAFVDAKTDAQAAQDRLQALTTKRTQTEQNRQNIIEQIKDCDAKIERLRSEIAKLLTGWQEIYPNTDILSDWAAEQITNADTAMDSLREAEQAHTDALYTSQTAAQQLKTYDNDIAREKDALEKTKEELQNSTDALEDLKADIATTEDHFWELVPDTFHGVSPEDAKDQFSDKIEEVAMCKDRLTTTQNQLKLLKTNIGVDQQNLERLQKDHKQLQTEIDQYRYDGEAFLNTVREKTGELETEAEIDKALDKLEAEVQAKETERDQAEQRLQDSRSLFTQKETAHEISEKQREESGEKFDNAYKAYTHKLWDAGFDSLEAHNKAFRDETQLQKLTDQIDAHKNESQQLVLEITELRTRFDETPFDPEALGQLTAQVEEIEAQLQAKQKEVGAQEERIKGLKKALKEREALGDELHEAKQELERWQHLQETIPANALRDFALEIMFKQMGNLANEQLKYLTSERYQLEVETIGDLSVVDRWNANEKRPVETLSGGESFLTSLALALALSELSRGRAQLNSLFLDEGFGTLDTETLDIAIAALEGLRMQGRNIFLISHIQELTRRLPVKIQVNKKGNGSSSVKIQG; this comes from the coding sequence ATGAAAATATGCAAATTGAAACTTAAAAATCTAAATAGTTTTCGCGACCCAGTTGAAATTGATTTTGAAAAGCCTCTATTGGATGACGCGTCTCTTGTAGCGATTACCGGGCCAACAGGTTCAGGAAAAACGACGCTGTTGGATGCGATCTGCGTCGCACTCTACGGGAGAACCCCGCGATTGAGTGGAACCGGGAGCCAAAATCCGAATCATCTCATTAGTCATGGTGAAAAAGAAGCTTTCGCCGAAGTGCTTTTTATGGCGAACGGCACCCGTTATCTCGCGACTTGGTCTATTAGGCAGAAAGGTACCCCGAAGGTACAGTTATTTTACGCCGATGATGGCAAATTGATTAGCGATAAACTATCAACGCGTGGCAAATCTCTTGGTTCGAGCCAAAACACGGTCAGTGAAGAGGTAGAGTCCATTTTAGGGCTCGATTTTGATGCTTTCAGACGGTCAGTTATGTTAGCACAAGGAGAATTTGCAGCGTTCTTAAAAGCGAGCAACGAGGATAGACGCACAATTTTGGAAGCGACCGCGGGGGTTAGTATCTACGATGTACTGAAGCAGACATTAAATGACAAGGTTAGCGAGGTTGAGGCTGCGAACGCCGGAGTCTACGATAAATTAAATAAAATTCCAGAAGCTTCTCATGAACAACTCGTTGATGCTGAAGCAGAACTTGACAGATTACAAACTGAAAACAACGCTTTAGGTGCCGAAAGTCAGCAAATTCAGCAAGAAAAAGATCGGGAAACAAAACGCACAGATGACTTTGAGAAGCTCCAATCTTCAAAGAAACGGCAAGAAGAACTTACAGATCAGCAGCCAGAAATCAATGTATTTCAAGCAGAACTCGAAAACGCGAACCGTGCCCAGCGTCTTCTCCCTGAAAAACAAGCATTTGATACCGCAACATCGGAACTCGAAAGTGCAGACGAAGTCTTCCGTGTAGCAACAGCCGAGAAAACGGCGGCACAAAAACAGGTTGAAGTCGATCAAGTTGATTTTGATGCAAAAGAGACCGTCTACCAAGGCGCATCCGCTGAACGTGATCGGAAAGTGGAAGTCTATACTGCTGCGAAATTAAATGTCCAACGCGCAGAAGAGCGATTTGCAGAGGCGAAGAAACGGGATCCAGATTTAGCGAATTTAGACAAACAGATTGATGCATTGGAAAGCGAATTAACCGAAAAACAGACTGAGCAAACCCAATTTCAGGAACAGATCGACGAAGCACAAACCTTTTTAGATGCAAATCACCTGCCCACGAATAGCCCGCAACGTCTTAACGATGCAACCGGTTTGCAGGTAGAATTGACAACATACCAGAAGCAGTTGGAGACAGCATCAGCGAGCAAATCGCAGCAGAAAAAGAAAGCGTCGTCATTAAAGCGTAAAATTGAAGAATTGTCTAAAACTCGCGAAGAACAACTTGCAGAAAAAGCAGCGGCATCGCTTATATTAAAAGATGCTTCAGATGTGTTGAACACTTTGCTGACAACTGGCACCTTGAGCGAATGGAATATCCGAAAACAGCAAGCTGTCAAAGCACAACCTATTTCCCAGAAATATGAAGCAGTGGAAAATGACTTGGCAGATTCTGAAAACCAGTTGAGTGGATTGATGGAAACTGAAACGAGACTGGATGCGGAACTTGAGGAGGTTGGAGAAAAATTGGCAGAACAAGAGGGGATATGTCAGCGCACAGTAGAAGCAGTGCAACACTGTGAGGCAGCGAGAGAAGCCGCGCTTTTGGCGAATCCAATCAATCAACTTCGACACCATCTTCACGCGGGAGAACCCTGTTTAGTGTGTGGTGCGACAGAGCATCCGTATGCCGATGTTGTGGAACCTGAAAATGAAGAATTGCTACAAGACGCTGAAACCGCGTTCGTAGATGCGAAAACCGACGCGCAAGCCGCGCAGGACCGGCTGCAGGCTTTGACCACAAAGCGGACTCAAACTGAACAGAATAGACAGAACATTATTGAACAAATTAAAGATTGTGATGCGAAAATAGAAAGACTCCGAAGCGAAATAGCAAAACTTCTCACAGGGTGGCAGGAAATTTATCCGAATACAGATATTTTATCTGATTGGGCAGCCGAACAGATTACGAATGCGGATACTGCTATGGATAGCCTTAGAGAAGCCGAGCAAGCACATACGGACGCATTATACACTTCTCAAACAGCAGCACAACAACTCAAAACTTATGATAACGACATCGCCCGTGAGAAAGATGCCTTGGAAAAAACTAAGGAAGAGTTGCAGAATAGCACGGATGCGCTTGAGGACTTGAAAGCCGACATCGCAACTACAGAGGATCATTTTTGGGAGCTAGTCCCTGACACCTTTCACGGTGTTTCTCCCGAAGACGCTAAAGATCAATTCAGCGATAAGATTGAGGAAGTTGCAATGTGCAAGGATCGACTCACTACTACCCAAAATCAACTTAAGCTGCTTAAGACTAATATCGGGGTAGACCAGCAAAATCTTGAGAGGTTACAGAAGGATCACAAGCAATTGCAAACTGAAATAGATCAGTATCGATACGATGGGGAAGCATTTTTAAACACCGTTCGCGAGAAAACGGGTGAGTTGGAGACAGAAGCTGAGATTGATAAGGCTCTTGACAAGTTAGAAGCGGAAGTACAAGCAAAAGAAACCGAACGCGATCAAGCCGAACAACGATTGCAGGACAGCCGAAGTTTGTTCACTCAAAAGGAGACTGCTCACGAGATTTCTGAGAAGCAGCGTGAGGAATCCGGTGAAAAATTTGATAACGCTTACAAAGCTTACACCCATAAATTATGGGACGCTGGATTTGACTCACTGGAAGCACACAACAAGGCTTTTCGAGATGAAACTCAGCTGCAAAAACTAACCGATCAAATCGATGCTCATAAGAACGAAAGCCAGCAGCTTGTATTAGAAATTACCGAGTTACGAACCCGGTTTGATGAAACTCCGTTTGATCCAGAAGCATTAGGACAACTTACAGCACAAGTTGAGGAAATTGAGGCTCAGCTCCAAGCAAAGCAGAAAGAAGTTGGCGCACAAGAGGAGAGAATCAAGGGATTAAAAAAGGCACTCAAAGAACGTGAGGCTCTCGGAGACGAATTACATGAAGCGAAACAGGAATTGGAGCGTTGGCAGCACTTACAGGAGACAATTCCCGCCAATGCCTTACGCGATTTCGCATTGGAGATTATGTTCAAACAGATGGGTAATTTAGCAAATGAACAACTGAAATATCTCACCTCAGAGCGGTACCAACTTGAAGTCGAAACTATCGGTGACTTATCTGTTGTTGATCGGTGGAATGCGAATGAAAAACGACCCGTTGAGACACTCTCTGGTGGAGAATCGTTCCTGACAAGTCTCGCCTTGGCACTCGCGCTCTCCGAACTCAGTCGTGGGCGTGCGCAACTCAATTCGTTGTTCCTCGACGAGGGATTCGGCACGCTTGATACTGAGACGCTCGACATTGCTATCGCTGCACTTGAAGGACTCCGCATGCAGGGACGGAACATCTTCCTCATCAGCCATATTCAGGAGTTAACAAGACGTTTACCTGTCAAAATTCAAGTTAATAAAAAAGGAAACGGCAGTTCATCTGTTAAAATTCAAGGTTAA
- a CDS encoding sugar phosphate isomerase/epimerase: protein MRFGFMSSVCPPLTLAELIDKAKKYDYKHLELRVEWDHGHGVELDSTPQQLSDARAQFVDSGIDLSCIATGVRFIDPDAGKRAEQVELLKRYIDLAETMGAANIRIFGDRVPETPVEVSQTLDWEADGIRECDGLAGDAGVALCLETHGNLIGSYVAETLHRAEAQNTFVNWHAAHHVRHGEPVNVAYVHLRGKVRHAHVNFGDDGPLPDTERDSLTLLAEDGYNGFISIEVINPPDSDAVLQRHIELYNAL from the coding sequence ATGCGATTTGGTTTTATGTCGTCTGTCTGTCCGCCACTAACACTGGCGGAACTCATTGACAAAGCGAAAAAGTATGACTATAAACACTTGGAACTTCGCGTCGAGTGGGATCACGGACACGGTGTCGAACTGGATTCTACACCACAACAACTCAGCGACGCGCGCGCCCAATTTGTTGATAGCGGGATTGATCTCTCCTGTATCGCAACGGGTGTCCGGTTCATTGATCCAGACGCGGGCAAACGTGCCGAACAGGTCGAACTTCTCAAGCGTTACATCGATCTCGCCGAGACCATGGGTGCTGCGAATATCCGTATCTTCGGGGATAGAGTACCAGAGACTCCAGTTGAAGTATCCCAAACTTTGGATTGGGAAGCGGATGGCATTCGTGAATGCGATGGGTTAGCAGGGGACGCAGGCGTTGCACTCTGTTTAGAGACACACGGCAATCTCATCGGCAGTTACGTTGCAGAGACCCTGCATCGCGCTGAAGCGCAAAACACTTTTGTGAATTGGCACGCTGCACACCATGTTCGACATGGGGAACCCGTCAATGTGGCTTATGTCCATCTGCGTGGCAAAGTCCGGCATGCACATGTCAACTTCGGGGACGACGGACCACTACCCGATACAGAAAGAGATTCGCTCACGCTACTTGCTGAAGACGGATATAACGGATTTATCTCCATAGAGGTTATCAACCCACCGGATTCCGATGCGGTATTGCAGCGGCATATAGAACTCTATAACGCGTTATAA
- the tsaE gene encoding tRNA (adenosine(37)-N6)-threonylcarbamoyltransferase complex ATPase subunit type 1 TsaE: MENRNEIFKTENPKETQALGEKLGKTLKQGDVIALIGDLGTGKTCLTQGIARGIGIAPDEVVSSPSYILINEYNGKVPIYHIDLYRLENSEEIAELGLSEYVAGDGICIIEWAERMIEALPDTCIKIHITLAEADASQDDDEGSELTSQNFEDANIRHIEIQHPIP, translated from the coding sequence ATGGAAAACAGAAACGAAATTTTTAAAACAGAGAACCCTAAAGAGACACAAGCACTCGGCGAAAAACTCGGTAAGACGCTCAAACAGGGGGATGTCATCGCTCTCATCGGGGACCTCGGCACCGGCAAAACCTGCTTGACACAAGGCATTGCGCGTGGCATTGGCATTGCACCGGATGAGGTCGTCAGTAGTCCCTCCTATATTCTGATTAACGAATATAACGGGAAGGTGCCAATCTACCACATTGATCTGTATCGCCTCGAAAACAGTGAGGAGATTGCCGAACTCGGACTCAGTGAATATGTGGCGGGCGACGGAATCTGTATCATTGAGTGGGCAGAGCGGATGATAGAGGCATTGCCCGATACTTGTATAAAAATCCACATAACGCTTGCAGAAGCAGATGCCTCACAGGATGATGATGAAGGCAGCGAACTAACATCACAAAATTTTGAAGATGCAAACATCCGACACATCGAAATCCAACATCCTATACCTTGA
- a CDS encoding TIGR04282 family arsenosugar biosynthesis glycosyltransferase — MKTCVIVFAKNPVPNQVKTRLVPSISAEQAAALYTAFLTDWCKTLGKLAEVDLVITYTPPEAQADLQALIGHGAIYIPQIGTDLGERLTSATQWAEEHGYTKILLVGSDSPTLPISYISQALTLLDSRDITIGPSTDGGYYLIGFSAVNVAMTVPSVFEDIVWSTANVFRQTLARIRSLKATVGLLPPWYDIDTAEDLAFLYAHISAMRLAGGTVQAVRTESLLTEMFS, encoded by the coding sequence GTGAAGACCTGCGTTATTGTTTTCGCTAAGAATCCGGTGCCGAACCAAGTCAAGACGCGGCTCGTCCCGTCTATTTCGGCGGAACAAGCGGCAGCATTATACACAGCGTTTCTCACAGATTGGTGCAAGACACTCGGTAAACTCGCCGAGGTGGACCTTGTTATCACGTATACACCCCCAGAGGCACAAGCGGATTTACAAGCGTTAATTGGACATGGTGCTATCTATATACCGCAGATCGGAACAGATCTTGGGGAACGACTTACTTCAGCAACACAGTGGGCAGAAGAACACGGATATACGAAAATCCTACTCGTCGGGTCTGATAGTCCGACGCTACCAATTTCATATATCTCACAAGCACTTACACTGCTTGACTCGCGAGACATCACTATCGGACCGAGTACAGATGGCGGTTATTACCTGATCGGCTTTTCTGCAGTGAACGTGGCAATGACAGTGCCATCCGTATTTGAAGACATCGTATGGAGCACAGCGAACGTTTTTCGACAAACACTGGCGCGTATCCGTTCGCTAAAGGCAACGGTGGGACTCCTACCGCCATGGTATGACATAGATACGGCTGAAGATTTGGCGTTTTTGTATGCACACATATCGGCGATGCGACTGGCTGGTGGAACGGTGCAAGCAGTTAGAACAGAATCCCTATTAACAGAAATGTTTTCATAA
- a CDS encoding SDR family NAD(P)-dependent oxidoreductase: protein MGQLDGKFAIVTGGNRGIGKGIARGLAAEGASLTIAARNAELLEQTANELRANGTKVLAVPTDVTDEAQIKALFEKSMDEYGRLDILVNNAGAFNAGPIDELATEDWDWVVGVNLRAPFICTREAFAIMKAQGEGGRIINVGSISSHRVRPRTAPYSATKFGIWGLTQVTALEGRPHGITASCLKPGNTYVERHHNQSQPPMEPMMDVDELAQAAVLMATLPPHINMLDATVLPVGQLYVGRG from the coding sequence ATGGGACAATTAGATGGAAAATTTGCAATTGTAACGGGTGGGAACCGCGGTATCGGTAAAGGAATTGCGAGAGGACTTGCCGCTGAAGGCGCGAGTCTGACGATCGCCGCAAGGAACGCCGAACTCCTTGAGCAGACGGCGAACGAATTACGTGCAAACGGCACAAAAGTGTTGGCTGTTCCGACCGATGTAACTGACGAAGCACAGATTAAAGCACTCTTTGAAAAATCAATGGATGAGTACGGTCGTTTGGATATCCTCGTAAACAATGCCGGGGCGTTCAATGCCGGTCCTATAGATGAACTCGCAACGGAGGATTGGGATTGGGTCGTCGGTGTGAATCTCCGCGCACCGTTTATTTGCACGCGCGAGGCATTCGCAATTATGAAGGCACAAGGTGAAGGTGGCCGTATCATCAACGTCGGTAGTATCTCTTCACATCGAGTGCGTCCTCGGACAGCACCTTACAGTGCCACTAAATTCGGGATTTGGGGATTGACGCAGGTAACAGCACTCGAAGGTAGACCGCACGGCATTACAGCGAGTTGCTTGAAACCCGGTAATACCTACGTAGAACGCCATCATAATCAGTCGCAGCCACCGATGGAACCGATGATGGATGTTGATGAGCTCGCACAAGCCGCCGTTCTGATGGCGACGCTCCCACCGCATATCAATATGTTAGATGCGACAGTCCTGCCGGTCGGTCAACTCTATGTCGGACGTGGGTAA
- a CDS encoding glycosyltransferase family 4 protein yields the protein MQTSDTSKSNILYLDSGSGIGGGQRSLLLLLNLLDKERFTPFVGCLGDSPFAAEVEKTEASVVPLSLPAAHNKTDKVKRFTLGDLLEDFRQLRVIRQLHRTVKRHAIDLIHANSLSVALLGGIVARINRIPILMHKRYATSYGILDRLCERLLHRVILVSEATRWNFAPEAKQTLIYNGVDLDAFQASPKEVETLRAELFSDVSDASLLAGVVTRITPEKGIHFLIHAMAELNGLSSMTETPIKLLIVGGPYFEKDVDYMKELKQEVADLGVEDSVIFTGFLSDTRVVTSLLDIMLVPSIIPEACPRTIIEALAVGKPVIATPLGGSKELVTPETGILVPPEDASAIADAIATLAADQERLTAMGKAARDRAVQLFSSEKNTALTEAVYTELLTASG from the coding sequence ATGCAAACATCCGACACATCGAAATCCAACATCCTATACCTTGATAGCGGTTCGGGCATTGGCGGTGGACAACGGAGCCTCCTACTCCTGCTAAACTTACTTGACAAGGAGCGTTTTACACCTTTTGTTGGGTGCCTTGGGGATAGTCCGTTTGCAGCGGAAGTCGAAAAGACAGAGGCGAGTGTTGTCCCACTGTCTCTCCCTGCCGCCCACAATAAAACCGATAAGGTGAAACGGTTTACCCTGGGCGACCTGCTTGAAGATTTCCGTCAACTTCGGGTTATTCGTCAACTCCATCGGACAGTAAAACGGCACGCGATTGACCTCATCCATGCGAATTCCTTGTCGGTAGCACTGCTTGGCGGCATTGTCGCAAGAATAAACCGCATCCCGATCCTGATGCACAAACGTTATGCGACCTCCTACGGTATTCTGGACCGACTGTGTGAAAGACTTCTGCATCGGGTGATTCTGGTATCGGAAGCGACGCGGTGGAACTTTGCCCCCGAGGCAAAGCAGACCTTAATCTACAATGGTGTCGATTTAGACGCATTTCAGGCATCACCGAAAGAGGTAGAAACTCTCCGAGCAGAACTCTTTAGCGATGTCTCTGACGCGTCATTACTCGCGGGTGTTGTGACTCGTATTACACCGGAAAAAGGGATCCACTTTTTAATCCATGCGATGGCAGAACTCAACGGACTTTCCTCAATGACTGAGACACCCATCAAACTGCTAATTGTTGGCGGTCCTTACTTTGAAAAAGATGTCGATTATATGAAGGAGCTAAAACAGGAAGTCGCAGATTTAGGCGTTGAAGACTCCGTTATCTTCACTGGATTTTTGTCGGATACGCGGGTTGTAACAAGTCTACTTGACATCATGTTGGTCCCTTCTATTATTCCAGAGGCTTGTCCGCGCACCATTATTGAAGCACTGGCAGTCGGTAAACCCGTTATTGCTACGCCATTAGGGGGTAGCAAAGAACTCGTCACACCCGAAACAGGGATTTTAGTGCCACCCGAAGATGCATCGGCAATTGCTGACGCTATTGCAACTCTCGCCGCCGATCAAGAACGATTGACTGCCATGGGAAAAGCCGCCCGCGATCGCGCAGTGCAGCTATTTAGCAGTGAAAAAAATACCGCTTTGACGGAGGCTGTTTACACCGAATTGTTAACAGCATCAGGATAA